Proteins from a genomic interval of Ramlibacter algicola:
- a CDS encoding DUF4390 domain-containing protein: protein MLVLALVLGLARADTGEVTQLRLERADEGVLLSASVRFDMPAVIDDALHKGIPMFFVAEATLLRDRWYWYDKQVASAQRHMRLSFQPLTRRWRLQVSSQPIGATGLALGQSFETQEEAIEAIKHIARWKIADLGELETDAKYSVDFRYRLDVSQLPRPFQIGAVGHADWSISAARTQRLAVETAR, encoded by the coding sequence GTGCTGGTGCTGGCGCTCGTGCTCGGCCTGGCCCGGGCCGACACTGGCGAAGTCACCCAACTGCGGCTGGAGCGCGCGGACGAGGGCGTGCTGTTGAGCGCCAGCGTGCGCTTCGACATGCCCGCGGTGATCGATGACGCCCTGCACAAGGGCATCCCGATGTTCTTCGTGGCCGAAGCCACCCTGCTGCGCGACCGGTGGTACTGGTACGACAAGCAGGTGGCGAGCGCGCAGCGCCACATGCGCCTGTCGTTCCAGCCGCTCACGCGTCGTTGGCGCCTGCAGGTGTCGTCGCAACCCATCGGCGCCACGGGGCTGGCGCTCGGCCAGTCCTTCGAGACGCAGGAGGAAGCGATCGAGGCGATCAAGCACATCGCCCGCTGGAAGATCGCCGACCTGGGCGAGCTCGAGACCGACGCGAAGTACAGCGTCGACTTCCGGTACCGGCTGGACGTGTCGCAGTTGCCGCGGCCGTTCCAGATCGGCGCGGTCGGGCATGCCGACTGGAGCATCAGCGCCGCGCGCACCCAGCGGCTGGCAGTCGAGACGGCGAGGTGA
- a CDS encoding sensor histidine kinase, with protein MSTPAAPLPPPKKPNFGSTRAVRWALLVGAAVMVAIAIVLMFLLTQATGNRELYERNYGRLFAVNVVVAGMLLLVIAWVAVRLTSRVRRGKFGSRLLVKLAMIFALVGFMPGLLIYIVSYQFVSRSIESWFDVKVEGALDAGLNLGRSTLDTLANDLANKTRASAALLAETPDSSAPLALERLREPLSANDVILWSGANQLIASAGQSRFQLNPERPTAQQVRMVRSQRSIAIIEGLEEPNAMTTGNARIKAMAVVPGAGLTLTSEPRILQVTQSLPPTLVGNAIAVQEAYREYQERALARQGLRRMYIGTLTLSLFLSVFGAILLAVLLGNQLARPLLLLAAGVREVAAGDLSPKPVLQGKDELGGLTRSFAEMTQQLADARGAVEQSMAQVNAARAHLQTILDNLTAGVIVLDDQGRIETANPGATRILRVPLAAHEGKLLTDVEGLESFGAAVQAQFEDFINERRQHGLDHWQQSFELNASAPGLPTGNNAITLVARGAEMPSDVPGRSARLLVFDDISEVVSAQRVQAWGEVARRLAHEIKNPLTPIQLSAERLAYKLGGKVADPERAILNKSVQTIVDQVDAMKRLVNEFRDYARLPAAELKPIDLNALVTDVLNLYAREGEAGTGTVPVHAELDPHCPHILGDAHQLRQVIHNLLQNAQDASEGREGREVVIRTQWNETNRRVRLAVLDSGTGFPEHILKRAFEPYVTTKEKGTGLGLAVVKKIADEHGARVDVKNRVDDGTIVGAQVSLSFAVAA; from the coding sequence GTGAGCACGCCGGCCGCCCCGCTGCCGCCGCCGAAGAAGCCCAACTTCGGCAGCACGCGCGCGGTCCGCTGGGCGCTGCTCGTGGGCGCAGCCGTCATGGTCGCGATCGCGATCGTGCTGATGTTCCTGCTCACGCAGGCGACCGGCAACCGCGAGCTGTACGAGCGCAACTACGGCCGCCTGTTCGCGGTGAACGTGGTGGTGGCCGGCATGCTGCTGCTGGTGATCGCCTGGGTCGCGGTGCGGCTCACGTCGCGCGTGCGGCGCGGCAAGTTCGGCAGCCGGTTGCTGGTGAAGCTGGCGATGATCTTCGCGCTGGTCGGCTTCATGCCGGGCCTGCTGATCTACATCGTGTCGTACCAGTTCGTGTCGCGATCGATCGAGAGCTGGTTCGACGTGAAGGTCGAAGGCGCCCTCGACGCCGGCTTGAACCTCGGCCGTTCCACGCTCGACACGCTGGCCAACGACCTCGCGAACAAGACGCGCGCTTCGGCGGCGCTGCTCGCCGAGACACCCGATTCGTCGGCCCCCCTGGCGCTGGAGCGCCTGCGCGAACCGCTGTCGGCCAACGACGTGATCCTGTGGAGCGGCGCCAACCAGCTGATCGCCAGCGCTGGGCAGTCGCGGTTCCAGCTCAACCCCGAGCGTCCCACGGCGCAGCAGGTGCGCATGGTGCGCAGTCAGCGGTCGATCGCGATCATCGAGGGACTCGAAGAGCCCAACGCGATGACGACGGGCAACGCGCGCATCAAGGCGATGGCCGTGGTGCCCGGCGCAGGCCTGACCCTCACTTCGGAGCCGCGCATCCTGCAGGTCACGCAAAGCCTGCCGCCAACGCTGGTGGGGAACGCGATCGCCGTGCAGGAAGCTTATCGCGAGTACCAGGAGCGAGCGCTCGCGCGGCAAGGCCTGCGCCGCATGTACATCGGCACGCTCACCCTGAGCCTCTTCCTGTCGGTCTTCGGTGCCATCCTGCTGGCGGTGCTGCTGGGCAACCAGCTCGCGCGGCCCTTGCTTCTGTTGGCTGCGGGCGTGCGCGAGGTGGCCGCCGGCGACCTGTCGCCCAAGCCGGTGTTGCAGGGCAAGGACGAACTCGGCGGCCTCACGCGGTCGTTCGCCGAGATGACGCAGCAGCTCGCCGATGCGCGCGGCGCGGTCGAACAGAGCATGGCGCAGGTGAACGCGGCGCGCGCGCACCTGCAGACCATCCTGGACAACCTCACGGCCGGCGTCATCGTGCTCGACGACCAGGGACGCATCGAGACCGCCAACCCGGGCGCGACGCGCATCCTGCGTGTTCCGCTCGCGGCGCACGAGGGCAAGCTGCTGACGGACGTCGAGGGGCTGGAATCGTTCGGCGCCGCGGTGCAGGCGCAGTTCGAGGATTTCATCAACGAACGCCGCCAGCACGGCCTGGACCACTGGCAGCAATCGTTCGAGCTCAATGCGTCCGCGCCTGGCCTGCCGACGGGCAACAACGCCATCACGCTTGTCGCGCGCGGCGCCGAGATGCCCTCGGACGTGCCCGGCCGGTCCGCCCGCCTGCTCGTGTTCGACGACATCTCCGAGGTCGTGTCGGCCCAGCGCGTGCAGGCCTGGGGCGAGGTGGCGCGACGCCTGGCGCACGAGATCAAGAACCCGCTGACGCCGATCCAGCTGTCGGCCGAGCGGCTTGCGTACAAGCTGGGCGGCAAGGTGGCCGATCCCGAGCGCGCCATCCTCAACAAGTCGGTGCAGACCATCGTCGACCAGGTCGACGCCATGAAGCGGCTGGTCAACGAGTTCCGCGACTATGCGCGCCTGCCGGCGGCCGAACTCAAGCCGATCGACCTGAACGCGCTCGTGACGGACGTGCTGAACCTCTACGCGCGCGAAGGCGAAGCAGGCACTGGCACGGTGCCCGTGCATGCCGAGCTCGATCCCCATTGCCCCCACATCCTGGGCGACGCGCACCAGCTCCGGCAGGTGATCCACAACCTGCTGCAGAACGCGCAGGACGCCTCGGAAGGGCGCGAAGGACGCGAGGTGGTGATCCGCACGCAATGGAACGAGACGAACCGCCGCGTGCGCCTGGCCGTGCTGGACAGCGGCACCGGCTTCCCCGAGCACATCCTCAAGCGGGCCTTCGAACCCTACGTCACGACGAAGGAGAAGGGGACCGGGCTGGGACTGGCGGTCGTCAAGAAGATCGCCGATGAGCATGGTGCCCGCGTGGACGTCAAGAACCGGGTGGACGACGGCACCATCGTTGGCGCCCAAGTGTCGCTATCATTCGCAGTTGCGGCATAG
- a CDS encoding response regulator produces MANILVVDDELGIRDLLSEILNDEGHNVELANNAAQARAARAKSRPDLVLLDIWMPDTDGVTLLKEWSSTGMLTMPVIMMSGHATIETAVEATKIGAQSFLEKPITMQKLLKAVEAALHRDQAPQGVRKPGPGYVTSPPVPVQELTVEAAMTGGQQIPPPMDIGPQARQTFELDKPLRDARDEFEKSYFEFHLAKEGGSMTRVAEKTGLERTHLYRKLKQLGVDLSRGKRSAGG; encoded by the coding sequence ATGGCAAACATCCTGGTCGTCGACGACGAACTCGGCATCCGCGACCTGCTGTCGGAAATCCTGAATGACGAGGGCCACAACGTCGAGTTGGCCAACAACGCCGCGCAGGCGCGAGCCGCGCGCGCGAAGTCGCGCCCCGACCTCGTGCTGCTGGACATCTGGATGCCCGACACGGACGGCGTGACGCTGCTCAAGGAATGGTCCAGCACCGGGATGCTCACGATGCCGGTGATCATGATGAGTGGCCACGCCACCATCGAGACCGCGGTGGAAGCAACCAAGATCGGCGCGCAGTCCTTCCTCGAGAAGCCGATCACGATGCAGAAGCTGCTCAAGGCCGTCGAGGCCGCGCTGCATCGCGACCAGGCCCCGCAGGGCGTGCGCAAGCCGGGTCCCGGCTACGTCACGTCGCCGCCGGTGCCGGTGCAGGAACTCACCGTCGAAGCCGCCATGACCGGCGGCCAGCAGATCCCGCCGCCGATGGACATCGGCCCGCAGGCGCGCCAGACTTTCGAGCTGGACAAGCCGCTGCGCGACGCGCGCGACGAATTCGAGAAGAGCTACTTCGAATTCCACCTCGCCAAGGAAGGCGGCTCGATGACGCGCGTGGCCGAGAAGACCGGCCTGGAACGCACGCACCTGTATCGCAAGCTCAAGCAACTCGGCGTCGACCTGTCGCGCGGCAAGCGATCTGCCGGCGGTTGA
- the rsmB gene encoding 16S rRNA (cytosine(967)-C(5))-methyltransferase RsmB, with the protein MTAVPLWRQLQAAASVLAAVRAGESATPAIARIDREVRPGAQALAFAALRELGRAEALRRQLARRAPPPLADALLCTALALCWREADAPYTPFTLVDQAVEAAKRGEGTRAQSSFVNACLRRFLRERDALVAATDKDPVALWNHPRWWIDQVRRDHRQHWEQVLAANNRPPPMTLRVNVRRASREEVLADLQAQGLSATRVGNAGLQLGQPRPVEQLPGFAEGRLSVQDAAAQEATPLLLDGLEPAGPRLRLLDACAAPGGKTAHLLESADADVTALEIDPVRARRIGETLERLGLRADVITADANDVKAWWDGRPFDGVLLDAPCTASGIVRRHPDVRWLRRATDLPQLAAQQQRLLQALWPLVRPGGRLLYCTCSVFRAEGDAQARAFVANNSAARLRPAPGHLLPGSPGKDGPVPDNRLGDHDGFYYALLDKARDGV; encoded by the coding sequence TTGACTGCAGTCCCCCTCTGGCGGCAGCTTCAGGCTGCCGCTTCCGTTCTGGCGGCCGTGCGCGCGGGCGAGTCCGCGACGCCGGCCATCGCGCGCATCGACCGCGAAGTGCGCCCGGGCGCGCAGGCGCTTGCGTTCGCCGCGTTGCGCGAACTCGGTCGCGCCGAGGCGCTGCGCCGCCAGCTCGCGCGCCGCGCGCCGCCGCCGCTGGCCGATGCGCTGCTGTGCACCGCGCTGGCGCTGTGTTGGCGCGAGGCCGACGCGCCGTACACGCCCTTCACGCTGGTCGACCAGGCCGTGGAAGCGGCCAAGCGCGGCGAAGGCACGCGCGCGCAGTCTTCGTTCGTCAACGCGTGCCTGCGCCGCTTCCTTCGCGAGCGCGATGCGCTCGTGGCGGCCACGGACAAGGACCCGGTGGCGCTCTGGAACCACCCGCGCTGGTGGATCGACCAGGTGCGGCGCGACCATCGGCAGCACTGGGAGCAGGTGCTGGCCGCCAACAACCGGCCACCGCCGATGACGCTGCGCGTGAACGTGCGGCGGGCCAGCCGCGAGGAAGTGCTCGCCGACCTGCAGGCGCAGGGCCTCTCGGCCACGCGGGTCGGCAATGCCGGCTTGCAACTGGGACAACCTCGCCCGGTCGAGCAACTGCCCGGGTTCGCCGAGGGCCGGCTCTCGGTGCAGGACGCCGCCGCGCAGGAGGCCACGCCCTTGCTGCTCGACGGACTCGAGCCCGCGGGACCCCGCCTGCGCCTGCTCGATGCCTGTGCGGCGCCGGGTGGCAAGACGGCGCACCTGCTGGAATCTGCCGATGCGGACGTCACGGCCCTCGAGATCGATCCCGTGCGCGCGCGCAGGATCGGCGAGACGCTGGAGCGGCTGGGGCTGCGAGCCGACGTGATCACGGCCGATGCCAACGACGTGAAGGCGTGGTGGGACGGCCGGCCCTTCGACGGCGTGCTGCTGGACGCGCCCTGCACGGCCTCGGGCATCGTGCGGCGCCACCCCGACGTGCGCTGGCTTCGGCGGGCCACCGACCTGCCGCAACTGGCCGCCCAGCAGCAGCGGCTGTTGCAGGCGCTGTGGCCGCTCGTGCGGCCCGGCGGGCGGCTGCTGTACTGCACTTGCTCGGTGTTCCGCGCCGAAGGCGACGCCCAGGCGCGAGCGTTTGTTGCAAACAACAGCGCGGCGCGATTGCGGCCCGCGCCTGGCCATTTGCTTCCCGGAAGCCCCGGAAAGGACGGGCCGGTCCCGGACAATCGACTCGGTGACCACGACGGGTTCTATTACGCGCTGCTCGACAAGGCGCGGGACGGGGTTTGA
- a CDS encoding LemA family protein has protein sequence MPISVTWIVAAVLVFWAVGAYNRLVRLRGEANTSFAELDAQLQRQAELVEAVVGEEPESIFDGAQASFWGGLQGAAGQLRATLALARQRPLDPDRIEALGAAQSVLAVAWERAERDDAHDLAGPRLPDTLVSRRGQITLQCIAAAERFGRAVEQYNAAIAQFPAALLAWLFGFRAGVPLPPMPAPKGPLV, from the coding sequence ATGCCGATCTCCGTCACCTGGATCGTCGCCGCCGTGCTCGTGTTCTGGGCCGTCGGCGCCTACAACCGCCTCGTGCGCCTGCGCGGCGAGGCGAACACGTCGTTCGCCGAACTGGACGCGCAGCTGCAGCGGCAGGCCGAACTGGTCGAGGCCGTCGTGGGCGAGGAGCCCGAGAGCATCTTCGACGGCGCACAGGCCTCGTTCTGGGGCGGGCTGCAAGGCGCCGCCGGCCAGCTGCGCGCCACGCTCGCGCTGGCGCGCCAGCGGCCGCTCGATCCCGATCGCATCGAAGCGCTCGGCGCGGCGCAGTCCGTCCTCGCGGTCGCGTGGGAACGCGCCGAGCGTGACGACGCGCACGACCTGGCCGGCCCCCGCCTGCCCGACACGCTGGTGTCGCGACGCGGCCAGATCACCCTGCAATGCATCGCCGCCGCCGAGCGCTTCGGCCGCGCGGTCGAGCAGTACAACGCCGCCATCGCCCAGTTCCCGGCCGCGTTGCTCGCGTGGCTGTTCGGCTTCCGGGCCGGCGTGCCGCTGCCGCCGATGCCGGCGCCCAAAGGTCCCCTCGTTTGA
- a CDS encoding nuclear transport factor 2 family protein, producing the protein MPITVDDLQAFAEAWNRHDADALMEFMAPDCVFEASAGPDVCGTAAIGREAVRAAFCAVWATFPDAQWRSPRHFVCGDRGVSEWTFTGTQADGSWVEVKGCDVFTFRDGKIAVKNSYRKNRPPLPPRAGA; encoded by the coding sequence ATGCCAATCACCGTTGACGACCTGCAGGCATTCGCCGAGGCCTGGAACCGCCATGACGCCGATGCCCTCATGGAGTTCATGGCGCCGGACTGCGTGTTCGAAGCGTCAGCCGGGCCGGACGTTTGCGGGACCGCGGCCATCGGGCGAGAAGCCGTCCGGGCGGCCTTCTGCGCGGTCTGGGCAACCTTCCCTGATGCGCAATGGCGGTCGCCACGCCACTTCGTCTGCGGCGACCGCGGGGTGTCGGAGTGGACGTTCACCGGCACCCAGGCGGACGGCAGTTGGGTGGAGGTCAAGGGATGCGACGTGTTCACCTTCCGTGACGGCAAGATCGCGGTGAAGAACTCGTACCGGAAGAACCGCCCGCCGCTGCCTCCGCGCGCAGGCGCGTAG
- a CDS encoding peroxiredoxin, whose translation MLRINDIAPNFTANTTHGKIDFHQWIGDQYAILFSHPKDFTPVCTTELGYMARIEDQFAKRNAKLIALSVDPVDDHTKWIGDIEETQSCKVNYPIIGDTDLQVSKLYNMLPAEEVASDGRTATTNQTVRAVFVIGPDKKIKLMLVYPMTTGRNFDEILRALDSIQMTAKHRVATPANWKQGDDVIIAGSVSDEEAKKLFPQGWKAPRPYLRVTKQPGT comes from the coding sequence ATGCTCCGGATCAACGACATCGCGCCGAACTTCACGGCCAACACGACGCACGGCAAGATCGATTTCCACCAGTGGATCGGCGACCAGTACGCGATCCTGTTCTCGCACCCGAAGGACTTCACCCCGGTGTGCACCACCGAGCTGGGCTACATGGCGCGCATCGAGGACCAGTTCGCCAAGCGCAACGCGAAGCTGATCGCGCTGTCGGTCGACCCGGTGGACGACCACACGAAGTGGATCGGCGACATCGAGGAGACCCAGTCGTGCAAGGTCAACTACCCGATCATCGGCGACACCGACCTGCAGGTCTCCAAGCTGTACAACATGCTGCCGGCGGAGGAAGTCGCGTCGGACGGCCGCACGGCGACCACCAACCAGACGGTGCGCGCGGTGTTCGTCATCGGGCCGGACAAGAAGATCAAGCTGATGCTGGTCTACCCGATGACCACCGGCCGCAACTTCGACGAGATCCTGCGGGCGCTCGACTCGATCCAGATGACCGCCAAGCATCGCGTCGCGACGCCGGCCAACTGGAAGCAGGGCGACGACGTCATCATCGCGGGCTCGGTGTCGGACGAGGAAGCGAAGAAGCTGTTCCCGCAAGGCTGGAAGGCGCCGCGCCCGTACCTGCGCGTGACCAAGCAGCCCGGCACCTGA
- the rpoC gene encoding DNA-directed RNA polymerase subunit beta' produces the protein MKSLLDLFKQFTPDEHFDAIRIGIASPEKIRSWSFGEVKKPETINYRTFKPERDGLFCAKIFGPIKDYECLCGKYKRLKHRGVICEKCGVEVTQTKVRRERMGHIDLAAPCAHIWFLKSLPSRLGLVLDMTLRDIERVLYFEAYVITDPGMTPLKKFGIMSEDDYDAKRKEYGDEFIAKMGAEGIKDLLEGIDLDIEIEKLRGDLTGSEVKVKKNAKRLKVLEAFKKSGMKPEWMVMEVLPVLPPDLRPLVPLDGGRFATSDLNDLYRRVINRNSRLKRLLELKAPEIIARNEKRMLQEAVDSLLDNGRRGKAMTGANKRALKSLADMIKGKSGRFRQNLLGKRVDYSGRSVITVGPTLKLHQCGLPKLMALELFKPFIFSRLEAMGIATTIKAAKKEVESGTPVVWDILEEVIKEHPVLLNRAPTLHRLGIQAFEPILIEGKAIQLHPLVCAAFNADFDGDQMAVHVPLSVEAQMEARTLMLASNNVLFPANGEPSIVPSQDVVLGLYYTTRERINAKGEGMIFSDVGEVIRALDAGQVELTAKISVRLTEWNKDKATGEFVPSTSLVDTTVGRALLSEILPKGLPFSNLNKALKKKEISRLINASFRRCGLKETVVFADKLLQNGFRLATKAGISIAIDDMLVPPQKADIIGRAEKEVKEIEQQYVSGLVTAGERYNKVVDIWGKAGDEVSKVMMAQLAKEKTTDRHGKEVEQESFNSIYMMADSGARGSAAQIRQLAGMRGLMAKPDGSIIETPITANFREGLNVLQYFISTHGARKGLADTALKTANSGYLTRRLVDVTQDLVVTEVDCGTSEGSLMRAIVEGGEVIESLRDRILGRTAAEDVVHPESRQTIVPAGNMLDEDAIEELESVGVDEVKVRTALTCATRFGLCARCYGRDLGRGGLVNVGEAVGVIAAQSIGEPGTQLTMRTFHIGGAASRAAIASSVEAKSNGVIGFNSTMRYVTNGKGELVVIARSGEIVIHDEHGRERERHKVPYGATLAVKADQQVKAGTILANWDPLTRPIITEFAGKTKFENVEEGLTVAKQVDEVTGLSTLVVIDPKRRGSAKVVRPQVKLIDASGGEVKIPGTDHSVTIGFQVGALIQVRDAQDVAPGEVLARIPIEGQKTRDITGGLPRVAELFEARSPKDKGLLAEMTGTVSFGKETKGKIRLQITDPEGGVHEELVPKEKNILVHEGQVVNKGESVVDGPADPQDILRLLGMEELARYIVDEVQDVYRLQGVKINDKHIEVIVRQMLRRVVVENSGESGYIGGEQVERSEMLDTNDRLRSEGKIPATYSNLLLGITKASLSTDSFISAASFQETTRVLTEAAIMGKRDELRGLKENVIVGRLIPAGTGMAYHVARKAKDQMDEAERRAIAEAEAAELAGIGAEASTETAEGTGE, from the coding sequence ATGAAATCCCTCCTCGACCTGTTCAAGCAGTTCACCCCGGACGAGCATTTCGATGCCATCCGCATCGGCATCGCCTCGCCGGAGAAGATCCGCTCGTGGTCCTTCGGCGAAGTCAAGAAGCCGGAAACCATCAACTACCGCACCTTCAAGCCGGAGCGCGATGGCCTGTTCTGCGCCAAGATCTTCGGCCCGATCAAGGACTACGAGTGCCTGTGCGGCAAGTACAAGCGCCTGAAGCACCGCGGGGTGATCTGCGAGAAGTGCGGCGTCGAAGTGACCCAGACCAAGGTGCGCCGGGAGCGCATGGGCCACATCGACCTGGCCGCGCCCTGCGCGCACATCTGGTTCCTGAAGTCGCTGCCGTCCCGCCTGGGCCTGGTGCTCGACATGACGCTGCGCGACATCGAGCGCGTGCTGTACTTCGAGGCGTACGTCATCACCGACCCCGGCATGACCCCGCTGAAGAAGTTCGGGATCATGTCCGAGGACGACTACGACGCCAAGCGCAAGGAATACGGTGACGAGTTCATCGCCAAGATGGGCGCCGAAGGCATCAAGGACCTGCTCGAAGGCATCGACCTCGACATCGAGATCGAGAAGCTGCGCGGCGACCTGACCGGCTCGGAAGTGAAGGTCAAGAAGAACGCCAAGCGCCTGAAGGTGCTCGAGGCGTTCAAGAAGTCGGGCATGAAGCCCGAGTGGATGGTCATGGAAGTGCTGCCCGTGCTGCCGCCGGACCTGCGTCCGCTGGTGCCGCTGGACGGCGGCCGCTTCGCGACCTCCGACCTGAACGACCTGTACCGTCGCGTCATCAACCGCAACTCGCGCCTGAAGCGCCTGCTCGAACTCAAGGCGCCGGAAATCATCGCGCGCAACGAGAAGCGGATGCTGCAGGAGGCGGTGGACTCGCTGCTGGACAACGGCCGCCGTGGCAAGGCCATGACGGGCGCGAACAAGCGCGCGCTCAAGTCCCTGGCCGACATGATCAAGGGCAAGAGCGGCCGCTTCCGCCAGAACCTGCTGGGCAAGCGCGTCGACTACTCGGGCCGTTCGGTCATCACCGTGGGCCCGACCCTCAAGTTGCACCAGTGCGGCCTGCCCAAGCTGATGGCGCTGGAGCTGTTCAAGCCGTTCATCTTCTCGCGCCTGGAGGCGATGGGCATCGCCACCACCATCAAGGCCGCTAAGAAGGAAGTCGAGAGCGGCACGCCGGTGGTGTGGGACATCCTGGAAGAGGTGATCAAGGAGCACCCCGTCCTGCTGAACCGCGCCCCGACGCTGCACCGCCTGGGCATCCAGGCGTTCGAGCCGATCCTGATCGAAGGCAAGGCGATCCAGCTGCACCCGCTCGTCTGCGCGGCGTTCAACGCCGACTTCGACGGCGACCAGATGGCCGTCCACGTGCCGCTGTCGGTGGAAGCGCAGATGGAAGCCCGCACGCTGATGCTGGCTTCGAACAACGTGCTGTTCCCCGCCAACGGCGAGCCGTCCATCGTGCCGTCGCAGGACGTGGTGCTGGGCCTGTACTACACGACCCGCGAGCGCATCAACGCCAAGGGCGAAGGCATGATCTTCTCCGACGTCGGTGAAGTCATCCGCGCCCTCGACGCCGGCCAGGTCGAGCTGACTGCCAAGATCAGCGTGCGCCTGACCGAGTGGAACAAGGACAAGGCCACCGGCGAATTCGTGCCCTCCACCTCGCTGGTGGACACGACCGTCGGCCGCGCGCTGCTGTCCGAGATCCTTCCCAAGGGCCTGCCGTTCTCCAACCTGAACAAGGCGCTCAAGAAGAAGGAGATCAGCCGCCTGATCAACGCTTCCTTCCGCCGCTGCGGCCTGAAGGAGACGGTGGTCTTCGCGGACAAGCTGCTGCAGAACGGCTTCCGCCTGGCGACCAAGGCCGGCATCTCGATCGCCATCGACGACATGCTGGTGCCGCCGCAGAAGGCCGACATCATCGGCCGCGCCGAGAAGGAAGTGAAGGAGATCGAGCAGCAGTACGTCTCGGGCCTCGTCACCGCCGGCGAGCGCTACAACAAGGTCGTGGACATCTGGGGCAAGGCCGGCGACGAAGTGTCGAAGGTCATGATGGCCCAGCTGGCCAAGGAAAAGACGACCGACCGCCACGGCAAGGAAGTGGAGCAGGAGTCGTTCAACTCCATCTACATGATGGCCGACTCGGGTGCCCGCGGTTCCGCCGCCCAGATCCGCCAGCTGGCGGGCATGCGCGGCCTGATGGCCAAGCCGGACGGCTCGATCATCGAGACGCCGATCACGGCCAACTTCCGCGAAGGCCTGAACGTGCTGCAGTACTTCATCTCCACCCACGGCGCCCGCAAGGGCCTCGCGGACACGGCGCTGAAGACCGCGAACTCGGGCTACCTGACGCGCCGCCTGGTCGACGTGACGCAGGACCTGGTCGTGACCGAAGTCGATTGCGGCACCTCGGAAGGCTCGCTGATGCGCGCCATCGTCGAGGGCGGTGAAGTCATCGAGTCCCTGAGGGATCGCATCCTGGGCCGCACCGCGGCCGAGGACGTGGTGCACCCGGAAAGCCGCCAGACCATCGTGCCGGCCGGCAACATGCTGGACGAGGACGCGATCGAGGAGCTCGAGTCCGTCGGCGTCGACGAGGTGAAGGTGCGCACCGCGCTGACCTGCGCCACGCGCTTCGGCCTGTGCGCCCGCTGCTACGGCCGCGACCTCGGCCGCGGCGGGCTGGTGAACGTCGGCGAAGCGGTCGGCGTCATTGCCGCGCAGTCGATCGGCGAACCCGGCACGCAGCTGACGATGCGCACGTTCCACATCGGTGGTGCCGCCTCGCGCGCCGCCATCGCCTCGAGCGTGGAAGCCAAGTCCAACGGCGTGATCGGCTTCAACAGCACGATGCGCTACGTGACCAACGGCAAGGGCGAGCTGGTGGTGATCGCCCGCTCCGGCGAGATCGTCATCCATGACGAGCACGGCCGCGAGCGCGAGCGCCACAAGGTGCCGTACGGTGCGACGCTGGCGGTGAAGGCCGACCAGCAGGTCAAGGCCGGCACCATCCTGGCGAACTGGGACCCGCTGACCCGACCCATCATCACGGAATTCGCCGGCAAGACGAAGTTCGAGAACGTGGAAGAGGGCCTGACGGTCGCCAAGCAGGTCGACGAAGTGACCGGCCTGTCGACGCTGGTCGTGATCGACCCGAAGCGCCGCGGCTCGGCCAAGGTCGTGCGCCCGCAGGTCAAGCTGATCGACGCCAGCGGTGGCGAGGTCAAGATCCCCGGCACCGACCACTCGGTGACGATCGGCTTCCAGGTCGGCGCGCTGATCCAGGTGCGCGATGCCCAGGACGTCGCCCCCGGCGAAGTGCTGGCCCGCATCCCCATCGAAGGCCAGAAGACGCGTGACATCACGGGCGGCCTGCCGCGCGTGGCGGAACTGTTCGAAGCCCGTTCGCCCAAGGACAAGGGCCTGCTGGCCGAAATGACCGGCACGGTGTCGTTCGGCAAGGAGACCAAGGGCAAGATCCGCCTGCAGATCACCGATCCGGAAGGCGGCGTCCACGAGGAGCTGGTGCCCAAGGAGAAGAACATCCTGGTGCACGAGGGCCAGGTGGTGAACAAGGGCGAAAGCGTGGTGGACGGCCCGGCCGACCCGCAGGACATCCTGCGCCTGCTGGGCATGGAGGAACTCGCGCGCTACATCGTCGACGAGGTCCAGGACGTCTACCGCCTCCAGGGCGTGAAGATCAACGACAAGCACATCGAGGTGATCGTTCGCCAGATGCTGCGTCGCGTGGTCGTCGAGAACTCCGGCGAGTCCGGCTACATCGGCGGCGAGCAGGTCGAGCGCTCCGAGATGCTGGACACCAACGACCGCCTGCGGTCCGAGGGCAAGATCCCGGCGACGTACAGCAACCTGCTGCTGGGCATCACGAAGGCTTCGCTGTCGACCGACTCGTTCATCTCCGCGGCGTCCTTCCAGGAAACCACGCGCGTGCTGACCGAGGCGGCGATCATGGGCAAGCGCGACGAGCTGCGCGGCCTGAAGGAAAACGTCATCGTCGGCCGCCTGATTCCCGCGGGCACCGGCATGGCGTACCACGTCGCGCGCAAGGCGAAGGACCAGATGGACGAGGCCGAGCGCCGCGCCATCGCCGAAGCCGAAGCGGCCGAACTGGCCGGCATCGGCGCCGAAGCTTCGACGGAGACCGCCGAAGGCACCGGCGAGTGA